In Asterias amurensis chromosome 4, ASM3211899v1, one genomic interval encodes:
- the LOC139936056 gene encoding uncharacterized protein encodes MALWPPNSSWYPAVITSITKGKSLIKYCVRYTDDGITRSLFEHQLAHQTSGFQSDTSRCVNPNTNCRDDDDPQAIFQSDPSRSVNPNTSSWDDDDPQAIFQSDPSSCVNPNTSACDDDDPQAMLETAELHQSNEAVGCETNDSSEKCAVTVMQTDNVGRQRKWDKKHYCFYCDEPQAKLPRHLQSRHKEEREVVEIASETDVSARKKLLLYIRNIGNHRHNCQVLREGKGVLIIVYRPNHEASPHAYGPCIHCYGYYVRLDLWRHQCPLKPALPAQTDGSSRRGRVRGRVANKSDLLKPPPAGVSFQLNKVLSSMRRDNVGLIVKNDSLILEVAKREYLRLGHDVTQHGYIRNKLRELGRLVIQLRQNTHQPNASLEVFVHPRHLNDIVKAVHDVAGFSEGKQMYHVPSLALKIGHSIKRCALILQASALEFNLRQKAEQAEQFRQLCEIKWPELVSGTPTEHCTKESATNLLISPQMQMW; translated from the exons ATGGCACTGTGGCCTCCAAACTCGTCATGGTATCCAGCTGTAATCACCTCCATAACCAAag GGAAGTCACTAATCAAGTACTGTGTGCGTTACACTGATGATGGCATCACACGCTCCTTATTTGAGCACCAG CTGGCCCATCAAACATCAGGTTTTCAGTCTGATACTTCAAGGtgtgtcaaccccaacaccaattgcagggatgacgatgacccacaagctatttttcagtctgatccttcaaggtctgtcaaccccaacaccagttCCTGGGATGAtgatgacccacaagctatttttcagtctgatccttcaagttgtgtcaaccccaacaccagtGCCTGcgatgacgatgacccacaagctatgTTAGAAACTGCCGAGCTTCACCAAAGCAATGAAGCTGTAGGATGTGAAACAAATGATTCGAGTGAGAAGTGTGCCGTAACAGTCATGCAGACCGATAATGTCGGTAGACAAAGGAAATGggacaaaaaacactattgcTTTTACTGTGATGAGCCTCAGGCCAAGTTACCCCGTCATCTTCAGTCGCGTCACAAAGAGGAGAGGGAAGTTGTAGAGATAGCATCGGAGACCGACGTTAGTGCCCGCAAGAAACTTCTGTTATACATCCGCAATATTGGTAATCACAGACACAATTGCCAAGTCCTTAGAGAGGGAAAGGGTGTCCTTATTATAGTATACAGACCAAATCATGAGGCATCTCCACACGCATATGGACCATGCATACATTGTTATGGCTATTACGTGCGTCTTGATCTTTGGCGTCATCAGTGCCCACTTAAGCCTGCGCTCCCTGCACAGACTGATGGTAGCAGTAGGAGAGGTCGTGTTAGGGGGCGAGTAGCTAACAAGAGTGATTTGTTAAAACCACCCCCTGCTGGTGTATCTTTCCAGTTGAACAAGGTTCTTAGTTCTATGAGGAGAGACAATGTTGGTCTGATTGTCAAGAATGATTCTTTGATTCTGGAAGTTGCCAAACGTGAATACCTTAGACTTGGCCACGATGTTACCCAACATGGCTACATTCGGAACAAACTACGAGAACTTGGTCGTCTTGTTATACAACTGAGACAAAACACCCACCAACCAAATGCATCACTGGAAGTATTCGTGCATCCCCGCCATCTGAATGATATCGTCAAGGCTGTTCATGATGTCGCCGGCTTCAGTGAAGGAAAACAGATGTATCACGTTCCATCTCTAGCACTCAAGATTGGACATTCCATCAAGAGATGTGCACTCATACTGCAAGCAAGTGCTTTAGAGTTTAATCTTAGGCAAAAAGCGGAACAGGCCGAACAGTTTAGGCAGTTATGTGAAATAAAGTGGCCAGAACTTGTGTCAGGCACGCCCACAGAACACTGTACCAAGGAAAGCGCAACAAACCTGCTGATCTCCCCACAAATGCAGATGTGGTGA
- the LOC139936057 gene encoding uncharacterized protein produces the protein MKLEDFQKRSSAAIVNGDCVMTDLERHLCKMFKVIEIVGKRGRTVPVLLGTDVMAWLNALVANRNAAGVAQDNIFLFARSCYGGSGHIRGSDCLRAYANQAGLENADSMRSTKLRKHVATVSQILALNEHQLETLADFMGHDLRVHREYYRLPDTVQRVTKLSRLFLSLERGNLVSQHGKSLEELHVTGEGFSSDEDSSDSGDSCDPALEDSVDDRRPPTQTDPAPKDRQVKRRQFKRRPWTAQEKKDVTEGLQRFFLLKKIPGKRDIESSCPVALQTRTWRNIKDFCRNTMTLQQI, from the exons ATGAAACTTGAAGATTTTCAGAAGCGAAGTAGTGCAGCCATTGTGAATGGTGATTGCGTGATGACTGATCTTGAACGGCACCTCTGTAAAATGTTCAAAGTCATTGAAATAGTTGGTAAGAGGGGCAGAACTGTTCCTGTGCTTCTTGGTACTGATGTGATGGCGTGGTTGAATGCTCTGGTCGCAAATAGAAATGCAGCTGGAGTGGCACAAGACAATATATTCTTATTCGCACGAAGTTGTTACGGAGGCTCAGGTCATATACGAGGAAGCGACTGTCTACGAGCATATGCAAATCAGGCGGGCCTTGAGAATGCTGATAGCATGCGGTCTACAAAGCTTCGTAAACATGTAGCGACTGTTTCGCAAATTCTGGCCTTGAATGAACATCAGCTTGAAACACTTGCAGACTTCATGGGTCATGATTTGCGGGTCCATCGTGAGTACTACCGGTTGCCAGACACTGTCCAGAGGGTTACCAAACTGTCTAGACTTTTCCTCAGCTTGGAGAGAGGCAACTTGGTTTCGCAACATGGCAAATCTTTGGAGGAGTTGCATGTTACTGGAG aaggcTTCAGCAGCGATGAGGACAGCAGTGATTCAGGTGACTCGTGTGACCCAGCTTTGGAGGACAGTGTTGATGACA GAAGGCCACCAACCCAAACGGATCCAGCTCCAAAAGATCGACAAGTCAAGCGTCGACAATTCAAGCGACGCCCCTGGACTGCCCAGGAAAAGAAAGACGTCACCGAGGGCTTGCAGAGATTCTTTTTGCTGAAGAAGATTCCAGGGAAACGTGACATTGAATCGTCCTGTCCTGTGGCATTGCAGACCAGAACTTGGAGAAACATTAAGGACTTTTGTAGAAACACGATGAcacttcaacaaatttaa